ATCCACCATCTCCTGCTTTCCTGTATCATCCACAAGCCGGTTATATTCTTTAAAAAAGAGGCTCTTCCTCCATAACCGCCTTCATTGGTTATATTATAGCGGTTGGATTTTTCATTAATAAGCGGTTTTTCTAATTCCGTGCCCATCAATGACCAGGTTCCGCAGCTAAGAAATATAAAATCTTCTTCTTTTGCCGGAACTGCTGCCAGAGCACACTGGGTATCATGACCTGCTACAGCAATTACTTCACATTCTTCTACTTTTAGTTCCTTGCAGATATCCGGAGATAACTTTCCAATCCAAGTGGCACTTGGGACAATGGTTGTAAACAGCTTATCTGGAATACCTAGTGCCTTCATAAGTTTAACATCCCATGTTCTTTCCTTTGCATTTAGCAGCTGGGTGGTTGATGCAATGGAATATTCTGTAACTTTAACCCCGGTAAAGAAGTAATTCATTAAATCAGGTATTAGAAGCAGAGTGTCTGCCCGGTCTAATAGCTCTTTTCTGAATTTTGTCAGTGAAAGTACCTGAAAAACTGTATTAATCTCCATAAATTGATTACCGGTACTCTCGTATAATTCTTCTCTAGAGATGTCTTCTAAAGCTTTCTCTAACATCCCCTCGGTCCTTTTGTCCCTGTAGTGAACCGGATTTTCTAATAAATATCCTGCTTTGTCCAGTAAACCAAAATCAACGCCCCAGGTATCCACTGCAATACTGTCTATCTTATGCTTT
The nucleotide sequence above comes from Anaerocolumna cellulosilytica. Encoded proteins:
- a CDS encoding rhamnulokinase: MLGTFDGDTIKIEEIHRFLNDPVVINKTMYWDILRLFYELKQGLIKAGLKHKIDSIAVDTWGVDFGLLDKAGYLLENPVHYRDKRTEGMLEKALEDISREELYESTGNQFMEINTVFQVLSLTKFRKELLDRADTLLLIPDLMNYFFTGVKVTEYSIASTTQLLNAKERTWDVKLMKALGIPDKLFTTIVPSATWIGKLSPDICKELKVEECEVIAVAGHDTQCALAAVPAKEEDFIFLSCGTWSLMGTELEKPLINEKSNRYNITNEGGYGGRASFLKNITGLWMIQESRRWWIKEGREYSFGELEKMAKESQPFLCFVDPDSEEFSQTGNMPDKIREYCRRTGQEVPEGIGAIVRCINESLALKYRLVLDEIKECTKQDYKALYMVGGGIQSKLLCQFTSDACNLKVIAGPVEATVYGNVVLQLIAAGAVKDLKEAREIIRKSEEPAAYEPAGEKEWELALVRFKELLS